The genomic region CGATGCATCCGTTGGCCTTTCTTGCGGTTGGTATGTATGGCGAGCCTGTCCCAGCTCAAAATGGCGCGCCAATCCGTTTGTTAGTGCCTTGGAAGTACGGCTTTAAAAGCATTAAGTCTATTGTGCGTATTCGATTCACCGAGACAGAGCCTCATACGACGTGGAATTTATCAAATCCGAGTGAGTATGGTTTTTACAGCATTGTGAATCCTAATCAGCCGCACCCGCGTTGGAGCCAGGCGAACGAACGCCGCATCGGCCCTAACGGCGACGTGACTCGAATTCCTACGCAGTTGTTTAATGGCTACTCAGAGGTTGCAGAGCTTTATCGTGATATGGATCTCTCCAAATATATGTAAGGTGGGGTTTATTTTATGCGTGCTAAAAAAATCTATTGGTGGCTGGTATTTTCGCTGTCGGCGCTACCCTCGCTCTATTTTGGATTGATTTATTTTTTAAATCCTAGGCAGTTAGGGATTGATCCTGTTGAGGTTTTGCTGGCCGAGTCAGGTCAGTGGGCCTTCCGTTTTCTATTGATAACGCTCTTATGTTCGCCACTTCGTCGCCTTAAATTGAGATTTTTAAGTCGTTATCGGCGTATGCTTGGTCTCTTCTCGTTTTATTACGCCAGTTTGCATGCCGTTATTTATGTTGTTGCTTGGATCGAGTTGGACTGGCCGATCTTTATTCAGGATCTTGTCAGTCGGCCATTTATCTATGTCGGCATGTTTGCTTGGCTGGTTTTGCTAGTGTTGGCAGCGACATCACCAAAAGCGGTGGTGAGGGCATTGAAAAAACGCTGGGTTATCTTACATCGACTTATTTATGTAGCTGCGTTGGCGGTTATGGTTCATTTGTGGATGCAAACTCGAGGCGCCATTGGTGAGGTTTTGCTGTATGGTTGCGTCCTCTTTCTGTT from Reinekea thalattae harbors:
- a CDS encoding sulfite oxidase heme-binding subunit YedZ; the protein is MRAKKIYWWLVFSLSALPSLYFGLIYFLNPRQLGIDPVEVLLAESGQWAFRFLLITLLCSPLRRLKLRFLSRYRRMLGLFSFYYASLHAVIYVVAWIELDWPIFIQDLVSRPFIYVGMFAWLVLLVLAATSPKAVVRALKKRWVILHRLIYVAALAVMVHLWMQTRGAIGEVLLYGCVLFLLLAERLYRAVPLLNHQSVGKSANN